A window from Pan paniscus chromosome 14, NHGRI_mPanPan1-v2.0_pri, whole genome shotgun sequence encodes these proteins:
- the HMGB1 gene encoding high mobility group protein B1 isoform X2: MGKGDPKKPRGKMSSYAFFVQTCREEHKKKHPDASVNFSEFSKKCSERWKTMSAKEKGKFEDMAKADKARYEREMKTYIPPKGETKKKFKDPNAPKRPPSAFFLFCSEYRPKIKGEHPGLSIGDVAKKLGEMWNNTAADDKQPYEKKAAKLKEKYEKF; encoded by the exons atGGGCAAAGGAGATCCTAAGAAGCCGAGGGGCAAAATGTCATCATATGCATTTTTTGTGCAAACTTGTCGGGAGGAGCATAAGAAGAAGCACCCAGATGCTTCAGTCAACTTCTCAGAGTTTTCTAAGAAGTGCTCAGAGAGGTGGAAG aCCATGTCtgctaaagagaaaggaaaatttgaagATATGGCAAAGGCGGACAAGGCCCGttatgaaagagaaatgaaaacctatatcCCTCCCAAAGGGGAGACAAAAAAGAAGTTCAAGGATCCCAATGCACCCAAGAGGCCTCC ttcggccttcttcctcttctgctcTGAGTATCGCCCAAAAATCAAAGGAGAACATCCTGGCCTGTCCATTGGTGATGTTGCGAAGAAACTGGGAGAGATGTGGAATAACACTGCTGCAGATGACAAGCAGCCTTATGAAAAGAAGGCTGCGAAGCTGAAGGAAAAATACGAAAAG TTCTAG
- the HMGB1 gene encoding high mobility group protein B1 isoform X1: MGKGDPKKPRGKMSSYAFFVQTCREEHKKKHPDASVNFSEFSKKCSERWKTMSAKEKGKFEDMAKADKARYEREMKTYIPPKGETKKKFKDPNAPKRPPSAFFLFCSEYRPKIKGEHPGLSIGDVAKKLGEMWNNTAADDKQPYEKKAAKLKEKYEKDIAAYRAKGKPDAAKKGVVKAEKSKKKKEEEDDEEDEEDEEEEEDEEDEDEEEDDDDE; encoded by the exons atGGGCAAAGGAGATCCTAAGAAGCCGAGGGGCAAAATGTCATCATATGCATTTTTTGTGCAAACTTGTCGGGAGGAGCATAAGAAGAAGCACCCAGATGCTTCAGTCAACTTCTCAGAGTTTTCTAAGAAGTGCTCAGAGAGGTGGAAG aCCATGTCtgctaaagagaaaggaaaatttgaagATATGGCAAAGGCGGACAAGGCCCGttatgaaagagaaatgaaaacctatatcCCTCCCAAAGGGGAGACAAAAAAGAAGTTCAAGGATCCCAATGCACCCAAGAGGCCTCC ttcggccttcttcctcttctgctcTGAGTATCGCCCAAAAATCAAAGGAGAACATCCTGGCCTGTCCATTGGTGATGTTGCGAAGAAACTGGGAGAGATGTGGAATAACACTGCTGCAGATGACAAGCAGCCTTATGAAAAGAAGGCTGCGAAGCTGAAGGAAAAATACGAAAAG GATATTGCTGCATATCGAGCTAAAGGAAAGCCTGATGCAGCAAAAAAGGGAGTTGTCAAGgctgaaaaaagcaagaaaaagaaggaagaggaggacgatgaggaagatgaagaggatgaggaggaggaggaagatgaagaagatgaagatgaagaagaagatgatgatgatgaataa